The Primulina huaijiensis isolate GDHJ02 chromosome 12, ASM1229523v2, whole genome shotgun sequence genome has a window encoding:
- the LOC140990387 gene encoding uncharacterized protein isoform X2, with protein sequence MDLWVVAAAAGAGYIAKNLQNLSVDKNDGLLEPDLKYPGNVQPESMNILQQIRYNTCPLRRLEQNRVQDDEDLASSGTGISGQRIPEFEDGESKNSFRLKRGKFVRSRRSSLNIPRPLISVENDLDYELSKDGEGFEQNVFGIFPSASTLRPLLVTDGTGLTSRSNSGSSLALFDGGVEEGRRENIVGSKVRSTMFRSHSMGHIDSAVLPRKAKRSSGLARMNCSADEVPNRLFDLSGPAGMLLFIMGLSVGILSGKTASKREVDGMKMQLMQRQNLVQDLHDELNMKEMITVKEIVNEGCYQPPQKNDTPSSVREPIASPNKEAKESIKFDSFMASDDIAEKLKLRCKIEEELQAELEMLEHNMNASALENISNIVELDPDYEPDIAQGDLKAMMDMEARDTASESGDESTGTTTDNSQPPNYAVSPRELSFRLHKLIESRLEARIKELEIALSNSERRVQLLGSQDIVSGTRLSLSETEYSCSPQSPINNCGHYTTDGSLVRNISSNSLDSIKEANGTLVRATANKQERENKVSQHDSSGEKDEGQEDFFQDVGRTWDRQMSRRLMLDEDSESEDEEVADESEILLIKKIVERRRSGSAFVFNFDEFRTQT encoded by the exons ATGGATTTGTGGGTAGTTGCAGCCGCTGCTGGAGCTGGATACATAGCCAAGAACTTGCAAAATTTATCGGTGGATAAAAACGATGGTTTATTGGAGCCGGATCTTAAGTATCCAGGCAATGTTCAACCAGAATCCATGAATATCCTGCAGCAGATTCGTTATAATACGTGCCCATTACGCAGATTAGAGCAAAACAGAGTGCAAGATGACGAAGATTTAGCTTCTAGTGGTACCGGCATTTCCGGACAAAGAATTCCGGAATTTGAAGATGGCGAGAGTAAAAATTCCTTTAGATTGAAAAGGGGGAAGTTCGTTAGAAGTAGGAGGAGTAGCTTGAATATTCCGAGGCCATTGATTTCTGTAGAAAATGACCTTGATTATGAGCTAAGTAAAGATGGTGAAGGATTTGAACAAAATGTGTTCGGCATATTTCCTTCTGCGTCTACACTGAGGCCACTGCTGGTTACTGATGGAACTGGATTGACCAGCAGATCGAATAGCGGTTCATCCTTGGCGCTTTTTGATGGTGGAGTGGAGGAGGGGAGGAGAGAAAATATTGTTGGCTCAAAAGTGAGGAGTACAATGTTTAGGTCCCATTCAATGGGACATATTGATTCGGCTGTGCTTCCAAGGAAGGCCAAAAGGAGTTCTGGCCTTGCACGAATGAATTGTTCCGCTGATGAGGTGCCTAATAGACTTTTTGATTTATCAG GACCTGCCGGAATGCTTCTCTTTATCATGGGATTGAGTGTTGGAATATTGTCTGGTAAAACGGCCAGTAAAAGAGAAGTAGATGGCATGAAAATGCAATTAATGCAGAGACAGAATTTAGTTCAAGATTTGCATGATGAACTTAATATGAAAGAAATGATTACTGTGAAGGAGATTGTGAACGAAGGCTGTTATCAACCCCCTCAAAAAAATGATACACCTTCATCGGTTAGGGAGCCAATTGCATCTCCTAACAAGGAAGCAAAAGAATCGATCAAATTTGACAGTTTTATGGCAAGCGATGATATTGCTGAGAAACTCAAATTAAGGTGTAAAATTGAGGAAGAGCTTCAGGCTGAACTGGAGATGCTCGAACACAATATGAATGCATCTGCTCTTGAAAACATATCTAATATTGTGGAG CTTGATCCGGATTACGAACCAGATATTGCTCAAGGAGATTTAAAGGCAATGATGGACATGGAAGCTCGAGATACTGCATCTGAGTCGGGTGATGAATCTACAGGTACAACCACCGATAACTCTCAGCCTCCAAATTACGCAGTTTCACCACGGGAGCTGAGTTTCCGCCTCCATAAGTTGATAGAGTCTAGGCTTGAAGCACGTATCAAGGAGCTAGAAATAGCTCTTAGTAACAGCGAAAGAAGAGTTCAACTTCTTGGCTCTCAAGACATTGTATCCGGAACAAGACTTTCTTTAAGTGAAACAGAATATTCATGCTCTCCCCAAAGCCCGATAAACAATTGTGGACACTACACAACCGATGGATCATTGGTTAGGAATATCTCTAGCAATTCCCTGGATTCAATCAAGGAGGCAAATGGTACTTTAGTGAGGGCGACAGCTAACAAGCAAGAACGAG aaaataaagtttCACAACATGATTCTTCTGGGGAAAAAGATGAAGGACAAGAGGATTTCTTTCAAGATGTTGGTCGGACTTGGGATAGGCAGATGTCGAGAAGGTTGATGTTGGATGAGGATTCGGAGAGTGAAGACGAGGAGGTAGCTGATGAATCAGAAATTCTTTTGATAAAGAAGATAGTTGAGAGAAGGAGATCAGGTTCTGCTTTTGTCTTTAATTTTGATGAATTTAGGACTCAGACATAA
- the LOC140990387 gene encoding uncharacterized protein isoform X1 → MDLWVVAAAAGAGYIAKNLQNLSVDKNDGLLEPDLKYPGNVQPESMNILQQIRYNTCPLRRLEQNRVQDDEDLASSGTGISGQRIPEFEDGESKNSFRLKRGKFVRSRRSSLNIPRPLISVENDLDYELSKDGEGFEQNVFGIFPSASTLRPLLVTDGTGLTSRSNSGSSLALFDGGVEEGRRENIVGSKVRSTMFRSHSMGHIDSAVLPRKAKRSSGLARMNCSADEVPNRLFDLSGPAGMLLFIMGLSVGILSGKTASKREVDGMKMQLMQRQNLVQDLHDELNMKEMITVKEIVNEGCYQPPQKNDTPSSVREPIASPNKEAKESIKFDSFMASDDIAEKLKLRCKIEEELQAELEMLEHNMNASALENISNIVELDPDYEPDIAQGDLKAMMDMEARDTASESGDESTGTTTDNSQPPNYAVSPRELSFRLHKLIESRLEARIKELEIALSNSERRVQLLGSQDIVSGTRLSLSETEYSCSPQSPINNCGHYTTDGSLVRNISSNSLDSIKEANGTLVRATANKQERGEKNSASSCRSDHEMHSAVQKLIYGLFNEENKVSQHDSSGEKDEGQEDFFQDVGRTWDRQMSRRLMLDEDSESEDEEVADESEILLIKKIVERRRSGSAFVFNFDEFRTQT, encoded by the exons ATGGATTTGTGGGTAGTTGCAGCCGCTGCTGGAGCTGGATACATAGCCAAGAACTTGCAAAATTTATCGGTGGATAAAAACGATGGTTTATTGGAGCCGGATCTTAAGTATCCAGGCAATGTTCAACCAGAATCCATGAATATCCTGCAGCAGATTCGTTATAATACGTGCCCATTACGCAGATTAGAGCAAAACAGAGTGCAAGATGACGAAGATTTAGCTTCTAGTGGTACCGGCATTTCCGGACAAAGAATTCCGGAATTTGAAGATGGCGAGAGTAAAAATTCCTTTAGATTGAAAAGGGGGAAGTTCGTTAGAAGTAGGAGGAGTAGCTTGAATATTCCGAGGCCATTGATTTCTGTAGAAAATGACCTTGATTATGAGCTAAGTAAAGATGGTGAAGGATTTGAACAAAATGTGTTCGGCATATTTCCTTCTGCGTCTACACTGAGGCCACTGCTGGTTACTGATGGAACTGGATTGACCAGCAGATCGAATAGCGGTTCATCCTTGGCGCTTTTTGATGGTGGAGTGGAGGAGGGGAGGAGAGAAAATATTGTTGGCTCAAAAGTGAGGAGTACAATGTTTAGGTCCCATTCAATGGGACATATTGATTCGGCTGTGCTTCCAAGGAAGGCCAAAAGGAGTTCTGGCCTTGCACGAATGAATTGTTCCGCTGATGAGGTGCCTAATAGACTTTTTGATTTATCAG GACCTGCCGGAATGCTTCTCTTTATCATGGGATTGAGTGTTGGAATATTGTCTGGTAAAACGGCCAGTAAAAGAGAAGTAGATGGCATGAAAATGCAATTAATGCAGAGACAGAATTTAGTTCAAGATTTGCATGATGAACTTAATATGAAAGAAATGATTACTGTGAAGGAGATTGTGAACGAAGGCTGTTATCAACCCCCTCAAAAAAATGATACACCTTCATCGGTTAGGGAGCCAATTGCATCTCCTAACAAGGAAGCAAAAGAATCGATCAAATTTGACAGTTTTATGGCAAGCGATGATATTGCTGAGAAACTCAAATTAAGGTGTAAAATTGAGGAAGAGCTTCAGGCTGAACTGGAGATGCTCGAACACAATATGAATGCATCTGCTCTTGAAAACATATCTAATATTGTGGAG CTTGATCCGGATTACGAACCAGATATTGCTCAAGGAGATTTAAAGGCAATGATGGACATGGAAGCTCGAGATACTGCATCTGAGTCGGGTGATGAATCTACAGGTACAACCACCGATAACTCTCAGCCTCCAAATTACGCAGTTTCACCACGGGAGCTGAGTTTCCGCCTCCATAAGTTGATAGAGTCTAGGCTTGAAGCACGTATCAAGGAGCTAGAAATAGCTCTTAGTAACAGCGAAAGAAGAGTTCAACTTCTTGGCTCTCAAGACATTGTATCCGGAACAAGACTTTCTTTAAGTGAAACAGAATATTCATGCTCTCCCCAAAGCCCGATAAACAATTGTGGACACTACACAACCGATGGATCATTGGTTAGGAATATCTCTAGCAATTCCCTGGATTCAATCAAGGAGGCAAATGGTACTTTAGTGAGGGCGACAGCTAACAAGCAAGAACGAGGTGAGAAAAACTCTGCTAGTAGCTGTCGCAGCGATCATGAAATGCATTCGGCTGTACAAAAACTAATCTATGGTCTATTTaatgaagaaaataaagtttCACAACATGATTCTTCTGGGGAAAAAGATGAAGGACAAGAGGATTTCTTTCAAGATGTTGGTCGGACTTGGGATAGGCAGATGTCGAGAAGGTTGATGTTGGATGAGGATTCGGAGAGTGAAGACGAGGAGGTAGCTGATGAATCAGAAATTCTTTTGATAAAGAAGATAGTTGAGAGAAGGAGATCAGGTTCTGCTTTTGTCTTTAATTTTGATGAATTTAGGACTCAGACATAA
- the LOC140990739 gene encoding uncharacterized protein codes for MILNKSPEIAHKFYQESSLLGWPRLDGDIKTVTTLSGINGEIMSSDYKYCLFEIETVEVQESLEGGILIAVTGLLTLKDDVIKGFSQTFFLAKQEDGFFVLNDILQVVDISGFFTNTAIQDNQKKNQVAPTQNSGLVLSVPCGKSDHPASSQTKEADENGNAKKPSDSPVSKDTDAKVAATNSSEVALSQTKEAVENGNAKKTSDSSVYKDTFANVAATNSSEVVSSHTKEVVENGNAKITSRETHHNLVRALDSSVSKDTNAKVAATNSFEVGLSRTKEAVDNGNAKKTSDSSVSKDTYAKVAAANSSEVASSHTKEVVKDGKAKKKSNFSVSKDTDAKVAATNSSEVTASCEKAFPVLSLVSDVKKEASPKITYASVVAKASPPTSPRNTSVHSNFDKKAVAPPTSKASASLVNGASNVSNPSSTESKPSAPSNAAEPKMQPAKRIYIGGLPYDITKQRVLEVLKQFGPVRRNSDSIQIRRHEDGFCCGFVEFESVDSARRAIEARSVKFGIKESYMAYRRSSSDRGNNETGKGSSPPRNNGLNAKRRIMAHMDNARARNSTKPKDVVHEG; via the exons CGATGGTGATATCAAGACCGTGACAACCTTAAGT GGCATTAATGGTGAGATCATGTCCTCAGATTATAAATATTGCTTATTTGAGATAGAAACGGTGGAGGTCCAAGAATCTTTGGAAGGAGGGATCCTTATCGCTGTAACTGGTTTGTTGACTCTGAAGGATGATGTTATAAAGGGTTTTAGCCAGACGTTCTTTCTGGCAAAACAAGAGGACGGCTTCTTCGTCTTGAATGATATTTTACAGGTCGTTGATATATCTGGATTTTTCACCAATACTGCTATCCAAGATAATCAAAAGAAGAATCAAGTTGCTCCAACACAAAATTCAG GCCTCGTGCTTTCAGTTCCATGCGGTAAATCAGATCACCCTGCATCGTCTCAAACCAAAGAAGCAGATGAAAATGGAAATGCTAAGAAACCATCCGACTCTCCAGTTTCTAAGGATACTGATGCAAAAGTTGCTGCTACTAATTCTTCTGAAGTTGCATTGTCTCAAACCAAAGAAGCAGTTGAAAATGGAAATGCCAAGAAAACATCCGATTCTTCAGTTTATAAGGATACTTTTGCAAACGTTGCTGCTACTAATTCTTCTGAAGTTGTATCATCTCATACCAAAGAAGTGGTTGAAAATGGAAACGCCAAGATAACATCCCGTGAAACTCATCACAACCTCGTAAGGGCGTTGGACTCTTCAGTTTCTAAGGATACTAATGCAAAAGTTGCTGCTACTAATTCTTTTGAAGTTGGATTGTCTCGAACCAAAGAAGCGGTTGACAATGGAAATGCCAAGAAAACATCCGATTCTTCAGTTTCTAAGGATACTTATGCAAAAGTTGCTGCTGCTAATTCTTCTGAAGTTGCATCGTCTCATACCAAAGAAGTGGTTAAAGATGGAAAAGCCAAGAAAAAATCCAACTTTTCAGTTTCTAAGGATACTGATGCAAAAGTTGCTGCTACTAATTCTTCTGAAGTGACGGCTTCGTGTGAAAAAGCATTTCCAGTTCTCTCGCTAGTGTCGGATGTTAAGAAAGAAGCATCCCCGAAAATTACATATGCTTCTGTG GTTGCAAAGGCGAGTCCCCCAACTTCTCCAAGAAATACGAGTGTTCATTCAAATTTTGACAAGAAAGCAGTAGCTCCTCCGACATCCAAAGCATCAGCATCTCTTGTTAATGGTGCATCAAACGTATCAAATCCTAGCAGTACCGAATCAAAACCTTCAGCTCCTTCAAACGCCGCTGAACCTAAGATGCAACCAG CCAAGAGAATATACATAGGAGGATTGCCATATGATATTACCAAACAAAGAGTCCTGGAGGTTCTAAAACAATTCGGGCCAGTTAGAAGAAATTCAGACAGTATTCAGATTAGAAGACATGAG GATGGTTTTTGTTGTGGATTTGTGGAATTTGAATCTGTGGATTCTGCACGCCGTGCAATTGAG GCTCGTAGTGTTAAATTTGGCATAAAGGAATCCTACATGGCATACAGGAGATCGTCCTCCGATCGTG GTAACAACGAGACAGGAAAAGGAAGTTCTCCACCAAGAAATAATGGTTTAAATGCCAAGCGACGTATAATGGCTCATATGGATAACGCGAGGGCTCGAAATTCAACTAAACCCAAGGATGTCGTCCACGAAGGATAG